The genomic stretch ATAGAAAAGAAATGGTACCAAATATATTCAGATATCACTGATTCAGTACTGACAATATCACGAGATGTTGAAATTATATATCGATATATTTAAGGAACCGATATGCATTTGCGCGCGGAATATAATGGACTAGATAATGGGGATCTTATAAATAAGTCCAATTTTATTGTCGACACATAATCAATGATTATGAATGAGCTCATGGACCTGAAGTCCATCCATTGACATGAAGTCAATCAAAATTATGAATATTGGAAAGGAAACTGTATagtttgcattatcgagtcatTATCATGTGCATATAGAGAGTAAGTTTATCATTGCATATTAGttttaatatttaatttattattattgcataTTTGTTAGCATATGTCACTTAGAACTTAAtttcatatcatatgcatgcacatgtttcataatatataattttgaatggaTAATGATGGAAAGGAGAAATATATTTTACTCCTATGAAGATAGCTCCCTGTAGGAGCCTCTTATAAATGATCATCAATTTTTAATGGTTGATCAATTGAGTTATTGAAAACTCATGATACATAAACCTCTACTATACGATTGAAAGATATCGTGATTAAttccaaaatggaacatcaaaACTCCTATAGAGTTTATTTGAAAAGTTATTGTCTCAACTCAAGTTCGAGATATTGAATGAGTTTTTGCTAagcatgtgaaattagtttatggtccGTAAGTATCATAACGATTAGAATAATGTAGTGAAAATCTACAATGGAAaatgtcaatccatacatatatggtttagcaaagaaaatcgCTCAAACATATTGGATGAATTATTCAATAATGATCGGATTGATTCTCTTGAAGACAATGAATTCAGGAATGAAagctacactctttttcccttcgactaggtttttttgtcccaatgggtttttcctaacaaggtttttaacgaggtagcactaTAAGCGCATTATTACGCTATAGTTTAGTCATGTCATCATGATTGATTGAGATGACAAATTGTTTTAGACATATAATGTTATGTCGTTTATTGAGGAGAAGCTATATCACTATTGCGGAAGTATTAATTGAAATGAAGACCAAGAGTTATTGAAATGACCATATCCAGATTATGATATCCGAAGAAATATGATATTGAAGTTAACAAGAATTTCTATTAATTGAAGATGTCAAGTTTATCAATTACGATGAATTATAGTTTAATTCAACGATGGAGAAGTTACATCAAAGCATGAATCATTTCAAGTTATATCAAGTTATGTAAATCATCGGGGGGAGTAGACACGCCAtcagatttctttttttttccttatccatggttttgtcatttgggttttccatggaaaggttttaacggcgcctattattatgcgtgtttgaagattattatgtactcttttcctttctaGCGTTTTTCCCATCGGTTTTTtagtaaggtttttaacgagCATACGTATTCAATGATGGACATCCAAGGGGAAGtgttatgaatattattataatatggatgtccatatcttatagGATTATAGAATATATCATCTTATGGAAACTCTAGCCATTGCATGTGCCCCTTATAATGGAATAAGAATATAGTTTTGTCTGCCTTACTTTCTCTCTACCAATTCTCccctctttatttcacaacaaaaTCCTGTTATTATGAATCATGCAGGATACAGCTATATGTTGGTGTTGATTAGGTGTATACAAAGAGTTTACTCAACGCCATAAAATCTTCTTTGGTACCATTAACTTGTGGAAAATCAAGGATTAAGAAAGAAATGAATAGAGAATTGACCAGAATTGACCCCACTAAATACGAGAAATTAAAAACAGGCAGGTGTCACAAACTATATTGGGTCATTGGGTcattgggtcaattgtgtttgtACCCTCTCCTCCAAACTCGCTGTCTTCTTTTCATTTCTCCTTCGCTTGTCTCATTCACTTAAATACACTCCAATTActttaattattttttaaaaataataattatttgaAAAAAATTCATCATCTTCCTGATAAAataaagttttaaaaaaaaagtgcAGTTCAGACTTCAGAGGAGGGTGGTATATCCATATATGGCAGTGAGTATACTACTTCACCTATCTATTATTAGTATTCTTTTGTATGATCTTGGTTTGTGTAATTTTTAATTTGTTTATGTGGGTAGTTAATATAATTGGATGATTTTGCTAAATTTGGAGGCTGGGTCTGAATCTTTTGTGGGCTTTGAATTCAGTTATCTATGCTTTATGCTATTTTTGGTGGGCAGTAATTAATGGAAAATGATGAGGTTGGATAAAATTTAGTGAGATTTTAGTAGTGATTTAAGTTGTTGGTAAAAATCTATAGGTTAAAAGTTAAAATTATCAGTCTTTAGGATCGAATAGTTAGATTTATATGGCGTCCTGATTTTATAAAACGATTTTGGGACTCCAACCATCAGCTTAAACTTTTGGCTAGGATGGTTTCTTGACCTATACCTTGATCATATTATTCAGTGACCAAAGTTTTAGCATTACAATTGTGATCTGAGATCTTTTTTGATGTCTGGTTGTCTGATTATACTATCACTCTAGGATAAATTATACTGTATGTTGCAAATTTTGGTTTGTACATGAGGACTGTGTTAAGGATTTATTAAGGATATCTCTTCGAAGTCCGAGAATAGCTTGTTTGGTCTGCTTGCTTAAAACTCTGTGGTGGGCGGAAGTAAGGAATTTGATCTCATGATAAGTTTATCATGAGACCGGTCGGATGATGGGATAGTTACTCGTGGGCTAGTGAGTATATGGCTAGGGTACTTAGTTTCATGGGTTGTTGATCTCATTTCATACTAATATGAGACCGTCTTTTAAGAGACTAAGGATGTGTTTGGATATCTTTTgaggagagaaggggaggggaggggggtTGAACGGAGGGAAGGGGAACCGGGACAAAGGTCTCCTCCTTTCCCTATCGTTCTGTCCATCAAAACCTAATGGAGAAGTTTACGTGCGCATTGTCTTCTATCGGAAATGTTATTGTCAAGGTTGTGGAAGTTAACTACTACTCCGCTCTAACAGTAACGATATGGTATAGTTCAAGAACATCTAGGAATCACCCTATATATTTCTTTTATGTATAGAGGATttcaaatgagaatttgtgttgtttTTGGTATTAGTAGCTCATTGATGTACTCTGTTGGACCAAATACGTAGTATGTTTGTTGTTGCAGATATAGGAAAGGACTAAAATATACGTAGTATTAGATAGTTATGCATTTCTTTGTAGTAGAGGAGCATATTAGGTGTTAGTGCTTGTTTGGATGGAAAGACTTGGAGGGAAAGTAAGGGTAGAGAAAGGGAAGGGGACATATACTCTTGTTTGATTTGTAAAATGTGTTGGGAGGGAAATGGAGAGATCCATTTTCGTTCCTACATGGCATATTAAGATCCATTTTTTTAAGCTTAAGGATTCTAATCTAATCATAATCTATTTCTTTTAAAGTTTTGAGCTTATATGTCTGACTAGTGAATTTAATCCTGCAGCAGCGACCCAATTTGCCGCAATTTGGGAATTGGGACACAGAAGAAAACATCTCGTACACGACATATTTTGAAAATGCAAGGAGGGGCTCATCTAGTGAAaaggtggttttttttttttttttttttttcccttccGTTTTTTCAATTTAGTATACGAAAACTCCTAATTCAGACAATGGCAATTTTTACACACTAGAATTCCATTTGGAATGGCGGTTGTAACGAATCTAAATAGCTATTCTGATAATCCAATATGATACCCAAGCAGGAGACACAAAGGGGAGCAGAGGCAGTCAGGACAAAGCATGAGCGTAAGGTAAGCCAAGAAGATGTTGAATTACGGAAGCATACCGACGGAGGACGTCGAACTTCTAGGGATTTAAATTATCAGCAATCTAGTGGGATCGGCAGCAATACTCCCAAGAGGGGTGTAAGGCCAAATGGAGGTAGTGTACGCAGTGCGGATCAGTCCCCACTGCATCCTCATTACCAGGCTAAGATTGCCTCCAAAGGAAGTTCTATGTCTTCTCCTTCTAGGGAAAGGAAAACTTCTGAAGGAACTTTAAGTTTGGCTCCCTTGACTCCTGGGAGATCCCGTTTGAGATCTGTAGCTCGAGGCAATGAAACTGTAATCAATCTCGCTAATCTTTTTCTATTTTGTTACTGCAGAAGTATATTGAAATTATAGTAGTCGCCTATATACATCTGATGGCCCTGTCAGTCCAAAATAAGGTTGCTGATAAGGTGAAGCTATAACAATTAGACTGATATGTTAATGTCGGTTTCGGTTTGTTAAGTCATGGAGTGCTGGTGGTGCTAAAGACTTGGGGCCGAAACATGTAACGTCAAAACTGCACTTGTGGCTCCCTTAacaccaaacaaaaaaacaattatacttgtaaaATTGTGGACGATCAATTTAATAACTGCCAGTTCAAATCTATCTCCCTTTAAAAGTCCGCAATGGCTAGCTGTTTTCATCtgtttttgttgttggttttgCTTATTAGCACTTTTGTTATCCGTTCTTTTGTTTCCTGCTTTTTTATGCTCATTTGTAGACCTTAAGTTTTGACCTGATCTTCCATAGTGATGTGCTTGCTAGCCCAATATGGAATCTTTCTCCTTCTAACACTTGGTCGATTTGAATTACAAGCTGTAGTTTGTGGCCAAACCCTTTAATTTAACATGAATACTTCTATAAAGCACATATCTTAAATATTATGTTAAATGTAAAAACGATCTCTACAAGACACTCACAGTTACTTTGCTTTTGCAATATGGCAGCCTGAGCGAGGTACTGCAGTTCCCAAGTTTGGGGAATGGGATGAGACTGACCCCTCGTCGGCTGATGGATATTCTCACATCTTCAGCAAAGTGAAAGAGGAAAGGCATGGCAGTGCAGGGAATGCACCAGGTGGAGCAACTCAGACCCAACATTCCAATGGCCAAAAGCGACTTAAAAGTAAAGATTCCAAGGTATGAGGATTTTTCCTAGCAACACTCTTTTTTATATCTAAAGTGAAGTGCTCATCGCCTATGTTACTCCGAGTTTTCTTACTCTCTCACATACTCGTGTCCGACACTCGACAGTTGGACATGAGTATGACACCTGGGCACCTCATGTTAAGCCAAAATGTGTGGACTTTTTAAAAGAAAAAATAGCTGAGTCAGACACTTAAACACACGAGGCTGAATAACACAGGTCGTCGTGGTCTTACATCTGGCTATGATAATCTGTGTTAAACAAATGTGGGCACAAGTGTCGGATACGTGTACTTATGGAAGTGTTAGACTCGCCATGAGTCAGTTTCTGAGGGACTGTATGGAGACACATTCTTGATAAAACTCTATTTAAAAATTGGTAGTATTATGGcctttttagagagagagagagagagagagagttttcATTGTCAAAAATTGTACGAAAAACTTCATGCGCACCATATCTTGCTGTGTTTCTCTCTTTGAGTGTGCATCTTCGTGTGCGCTATGATAAGCGTCAGATTGGTCAGGTCAGGTATGACCATCCTTGAGTGTCGTGTTGATTTGAGCGAGACTCGGCCCTTTTTCTAGTAGCAGATATCCGGGTATGGCACTCAAAGTGAAGAGTCAAGGTAGTGCGCGTGATAACAGATTGTAGTTGCTAATGATCCAAATTGGGGAACTGCAAATGTACCCGTTCTAACCGTTTATCCTGACCGTAATGTACAGGGCTGTTGCTGCTTTCCTTGGGGTGGAAACTGATAACAAATGCGAACTCATCCACCTAAGGTGGTTAGTTTGTTATTTTGTATAGGATTATATACGTTGTTTCGTTTTATTTATACCCAAATTATTTCAGAGGGAGTTGTATTTGATTGATTTATTGGTGTGATATACCTGGCTTGTTGTCACGCCTTAGCCGAATTACCTGTAATACCCTCGTTATTTAGTCGTGTCGCTCGTGGACTGGATACTTAATGCTGGGTCTTAGCCTAGCTGGGGCAGAGAGCAGAGTGGTCATTGTTACGGTGAGTTCATGTAGTCTGTAGCTTATTGCAGACCACACAATAACATCGTATGAAGCAGTTGAAATATGGTTATAATTTTATTGTatcaattgaaattgaaatgccGAGTTGAATTGCATTGGTTGATTGGTTGATGTGTGAAAATGCAACTACATTATCGTACCGTTGTGGGCGTTGTCCTATTTTTGAGCAATTCAGATTGATTATTATTGTTGAAAATTAACCGTTACCGGTGTAACAGCTCATTTTAAAGCCAAAGAATGTAAACTTGTAGCTCCATTGTGAAGACAGAGTAAAATCAAAATACTGCAATTTTTGGTGGTAAATGTACGAAAAATTGTTTATTGATTGTGCTATAATGGAACTCATACGAACTTCTGGTAGTGTTAGTTAGCTATGGATGATGACGCTAATTAATACAAATCCTGTTGTAATAGCAATAGTATAGGCCCCGTGCAATGTATGTatggtatttatagagttttcatATTTAAGTTTGAGTATTTGGAGGCAAAATTTCTGAGAATTCTTCTTCTCTTAGTAAATAGGAGATGTTTTGCAAAACGACTAATCAATGTACGCTTTTACTCTACCTTCTCTAAATAAACGCCTACAATGCTACAATGGTTAACATATAACctactactcctagtccctcagTCCCAGTCTATAGTTCGTACATAAACTATTCACTGGGACACAGGAAATAACTTAAAATTGGCACGTGAGATTTTTAGCTAAAACAATTTCTAGCTACAAACTGCATTAAGAGTTTAGACAATTTAGCACTCCATACTAGTTTGGATAGACCCACACATAAATTATAGTATAAGACCGTTTTACACTATGACATAGTGTGATAATTAAATTCTTTTTTTACAGAAATGAACGGACATACGTTATCAATAAGTCTCTCCTAGAGCGTCGTTTTAAGATTAAAACAGGTCAAGTAATTTACCGCTTGTATCGATAAGACAAGTCTTTTGGTGATATATAAGCATTTTGTTTTTGTCTTATATACAAATTGTATGCTGTTTGatctagggctgagcaaaaaatccgattatccaaactgatccgatatccgatccgaatttttggatatccgatccgaaagttaagtttggtttgatatatgatccgaaatctttggttttggtttggatatggatattaaaattaaaatatttggatatccgatctgatCCGAACTATAGTTTTATAGTATAATTTCGATAAAATAAAATTCTATTTgatataacaacttaattaatgtttaaaatattagagaaatatctaggtggtacttaaattttatagCGAGAACATTGGATTAAGGAtacgaaagaaaatcatcatgtaaaactatgaatataatcgtgtttcaaacttaattttaaagtaaattcaaaagtatggatatccgatggatatccacatccgatccgattattttggatacccgaacattggatatccgagacatttggtttggatattggatatctaacttcaggatttctaatatggatatctgatccgaactagtactttggatcaaatacccgatccgtactctgccctagTTTGATCCATCTTGAACTTACCACGAATAATGTCGTCTTAAATTGAGAGCTAACTTGAATTTATTATTTTGTTTGACAACAACTCTcctataagaccgtcttataacaTATGACTGGCCCAAAAGGAGAATAGCTCATAAATAACATGTAATTTTATGTATATTTGCACTTTATCTTGACAATCTGATATCTTATAATCAATACCGACATATTTAAAGGGTcatgctcattcatggacatgatttactcaatcatggacatAATTGACTAatttaccctccccatttcaACACCCAcatatttcaattttattttcTCAATCCAATTATTTATTCAACCTACTCCCACCACCTGTGAACCACCCCTGCCACCACCATCTAACCACCACCCGTACCTCCATTAACCCTCCAGTGCGGCCGTCGCCCATAACTCGCCCTACCCCATCCGCCTAGACCCGTCCATTCCTCCACCGCCTGCGTTTCCTCCCTCACCCAATCCGAGACCACTTTTGATGCTGCCCACCACCGTCGACAATCACCGCACGACCGCCGTCGAGCCTGTCCACTACCGCACACCAATACCCCGTCCCCTGCAACTAGCCTCCCCCATCTCGCTCCATCTTGCCTCAACCACAATTGGGAAATAAACCCATAATTGGGAAATAAACCCTAATTGAAAAACAAGTTTATTAATTCAAAGGAGCAAATAATTCATGTAACTTGTTTAACAAAATTGAATATTGCTATGTTTGATAAGTGGATTGAAACTCGTAATTGGAAATTTGGGACCAATTTCATCAAGTTTTAGAAGGAGACAGAGAGagagagtttttagatttttttttcatTGGAAGGGTAATGTATGGAAAGAATATGAAAAAATGCCCATGATTGAGTAAAACTCGTACATGAATAAGCAATGACGTATTTAAATGTACAAGTTATCAAAATAAATTACTGGgttttcaaaataaaatatttttgtaCAACTATATTCACTAATTTACCCGGACTTTGTGTTATTGAGCGGATCTTAGGTATAAAATGGTCTTACaatttactccctcctattcaccattttcttccctatttccttattcggattattcgggttttcttccctacaACAATccaaatttttttgaaaatataaaatcTGGGTTTATTTAAAGAAGACGACTGAAACTCAGAAATTGAATGGCGGTGGAAACACCATACTACTGTTCCACTGGAAAATTGTGAGAGAGAACGAAAATGGCTTCCCAAAATCTCGACCTCCAAACTCTTCGCAGGTATAcacacacacactctctctctctctgttgCATTCTTCGTCGCTGCATTTCTCCTTTTAATTTCTGTATTTCGCAGTAAAATTGCCGAATTTACCGACTTTCTCTCTAATCCCGCCCATCATTCCTTGTTATCTTCTTCTGATTCCGACAAGCTTCTTCAAGATTTCGTTGTTGCTTTCGAGGTTTTCTCCCCAAtctttgcttttttttttgaatttttttttttttaaaaaatttatttGATTTTCAGTCGCATATATGTAAAATTCTGCAGCCAAAAGCAAACCAGATTGTCGCGGACCACGCTGATGTCGCTAATTTCAATGATGATGATCTAGGTGAGCACCTCTTTAATTGTCATGATTAGTTGTATCAAGTAAATTTGGAAGTTTCTATGAGTTGTTCACTAGTTTGCATACTTTCGGTTTCAAGTTGTAATTTTCGGGACTTTTACGATGAAATTTAGGTAGGGAGGCCTAATTTTGTTGTAAAGTTAAGCGGATTGGAGCGTGGTTGAGTTATATAGAGATTGAAGGAGTGAAATTGAACTCAATCTGAATATAATTCAAACGCATTTTCAGTAAGGTTAACATTAGAGTACTGAGCTACTGCAGTAATAAGTAATGCAATCAACTCCATTCAAGGTGAATTGATGGTACTATTGCTGTAGATGAGATGAAAAAAGCTTATACAATTTCGGTAGCAAGTTTAATTAGTTTTGTTGCTTTTGTTCGTACCTCTACAGTTGATGCTACCTTTGGAATGCAAAGGTTTAAACCCTAGTTATATGTGTAGATGCATATATGGATCGCTTGAGAGCTGAGCTCGAGGAAACAGAAGCTGAAAGTGCTTCCATGGGTCAAGAGATTGATGAACTTGCTCAGTCATATGTGGAAGGTGCGCTTTTTACCGTTTATCTGTCTCTCTAAGCATTTTTCAAAGGTTAACAGATTAGAGAGTTTTTATAATGTCAGGTACTTGCCGATTGGAAAGCAATCTTCAATCCTTACGGCATGTTGTGGATTGTGCTGAATCGAAGGTCAATGATCAACCTTTTTATTATTGAATGAACAACATTACAAGGTTTCGGGAGGCTTATTGCATGTTATGTGACCTAAATACTTTTGCTAAAATTTCCTTGTCAGCACATGTTACAAGCATTATTTTTTCTTAAACCTTATTACTTATTTTTAACCTTCCATATCATCTTATATTGTCATGCTTTCACAAAAAAGTGGTGGATCACCATTGAGTTGGTGAAATGATGACTACAAATTTTGAAGCTTTCTATCTTGAATATTCAATTTATATGTATGGATCATGCTAATGTGAAACATGTTTTCCTGTGATATTGCCCGATATTGATACTACCTTAAGAGCACTGAACTATATGATCGAGACTATATTGTCGAATACTTCCTATCTTTTTTTTCTTATGCATGACCTGCTACATGTAATTGATTATCGGTCCTCATACATTAAGTTGGATACAGGTATCTTGGCAAGCGGAAGCAGGAGAACAAGTTGGAAAACATTTGGAAAATGATGGATATCATAAATTTGCAAAGCCACAACACGTGGATTCGTTCGAGGTTAATcttttatgattttattatgaTATTCTTTGCAATGATCTAGATAATTCGACTTAGTTTTCATTCAATAGTTTATATCATTGTCTTCAAGTAGGCTGAGTTCCCTCTTCTCTTTCAGATATCAAAGCTGAAATATCAAATTGAAATGAATGAAGTGACATTGAAGTCATTTCAAGAACTTGACCTTGAGCTGAAGAGGTAACTCGAACAACATTTATTTCATTAGAGTCAGCAACTGtttttccttaccttttcaagtaTACTAGTCTGAAGTTGGTCAAGCATTTACGGTTAGGGCATATGTAATTTATATGTAGGGTTGAGGCTATTGAGAAGATTAATGAAGCATTGACTGGTTTGAAGGTAATTGATGTCGAAGGAAACACCGTTAGGCTGTCTCTAACGACATACATCCCATATGTTGAAGTGTTGATGTCTACCAAACCATCTGAAGTGAACCATGAATTGCTAATAGAGGTGTTGAATGGAACTATGGAGATAAAGCGTGTAGAGGTATATCTTTAAATCATTTCAGTCCTTTTTCCAAACCTGGTTTAGAAATCTAACAAGTGAGTGCAAGATTATTAATCTTTTGAATGCATGAGGGAGTGCGATACTTTGTCATCGAGATTCTGTGTGTGCATCTTCTGTTTATAGAGTTCTCGCATGGTTTTATCAGGGTTGATAAATCGACAATTATGACTTGTTATTAGATGCTAGCTATTTAGTTTATAACCACCTGCCTTGTGTAGCAACTGTTTCTTTGATGGCTAAGTCATCTCAACCCCAGGTGTTTATGCGAAACAAACTCAAACGAAATGGTTGACAGAAAACAGGATCAAGGCATGAAATACGCTAGGGATGCCCTCTAAACCTGGAAATGTCACGCCATCATTAGCATACTCAATAGGTTACTGGTTGGAACAGTAGCTGgcattttaattaatttgtttagcaTTGTGTATGCATGCTCAATGTTTTTCTTCTCAACTATTTGATCCTTACAGTAGGCTTGTTTGACTCGTTGCTCTACTCACCATATTGTTAGTTGGTCATTTAAGGATATTTTCTCCTATTTATTTAATCTGTAATTGAGATGCTTGAATGAGTAGAATTATCATTCTGATTCTGTCAACTGCCTACAAGAATTACATGTAGTTCTGCATTTGCAGATTTTTCCAGATGACGTTTACATTGGGGAAATTGTTGAAGCTGCAAATACCTTCAGGTCTGTCTTTCAGCTATTTTTCTTCTCTCCGATGCTATTTAATTTTCTCTTGGGGGCCTACTATGACGTTATATGTGGGATTAAGTCATGCTAAGGGAAATGCATTCTCTTTGCGCCTAGCGCATTTTCTATCTAAGATTTTGAGATCACCCTTTTGACTGTCTTGATCTCTCTATTGTGGATTTTACTTACAATTTGATAAAATCTTCCGTGTGAGCCATATAAAATTGTAAAAATTATATAACagaaaaaatcaaattgatattGTCTTAAAGAGGACGGATTTATGAGTTAGACCTTACAATATTGACTTGATCTGAATTGACCCAGCCCGGTCCGACCTGTGCAAGTACTCAAGCACACGAACCCGAATATGGCTAGAAACCCAATTGGACTCGAAGTTTTATGTCCCTTATTGATCCTTGTCTCTACATCAGAAGGGTTTGTTTGGATGGAGGGAATTGGAGAGGTAAGAGAGAGAGGGAATTGGAAGGACAAATTCTCTTGTTTGGTTACCAAATAGggtaggagggaaatggagggaaaaAAAAATGGACGTATTCATTTCCCTTTCCCAAGACAAATCAAAATTCCTCAAACGTAGGaaagatttggaggaaaagctaCCTACCCatctcccctccctttcccttccttccaccccctcccctccccttccctcctcAA from Silene latifolia isolate original U9 population chromosome 5, ASM4854445v1, whole genome shotgun sequence encodes the following:
- the LOC141657346 gene encoding RPM1-interacting protein 4-like isoform X1 yields the protein MAQRPNLPQFGNWDTEENISYTTYFENARRGSSSEKETQRGAEAVRTKHERKVSQEDVELRKHTDGGRRTSRDLNYQQSSGIGSNTPKRGVRPNGGSVRSADQSPLHPHYQAKIASKGSSMSSPSRERKTSEGTLSLAPLTPGRSRLRSVARGNETPERGTAVPKFGEWDETDPSSADGYSHIFSKVKEERHGSAGNAPGGATQTQHSNGQKRLKSKDSKGCCCFPWGGN
- the LOC141657346 gene encoding RPM1-interacting protein 4-like isoform X2 yields the protein MARPNLPQFGNWDTEENISYTTYFENARRGSSSEKETQRGAEAVRTKHERKVSQEDVELRKHTDGGRRTSRDLNYQQSSGIGSNTPKRGVRPNGGSVRSADQSPLHPHYQAKIASKGSSMSSPSRERKTSEGTLSLAPLTPGRSRLRSVARGNETPERGTAVPKFGEWDETDPSSADGYSHIFSKVKEERHGSAGNAPGGATQTQHSNGQKRLKSKDSKGCCCFPWGGN
- the LOC141657344 gene encoding uncharacterized protein LOC141657344; amino-acid sequence: MASQNLDLQTLRSKIAEFTDFLSNPAHHSLLSSSDSDKLLQDFVVAFEPKANQIVADHADVANFNDDDLDAYMDRLRAELEETEAESASMGQEIDELAQSYVEGTCRLESNLQSLRHVVDCAESKVSWQAEAGEQVGKHLENDGYHKFAKPQHVDSFEISKLKYQIEMNEVTLKSFQELDLELKRVEAIEKINEALTGLKVIDVEGNTVRLSLTTYIPYVEVLMSTKPSEVNHELLIEVLNGTMEIKRVEIFPDDVYIGEIVEAANTFSKLFWGLQETRSTLGWFLQKVQDRIVMCTLRQLVVKNTNNSRHSFEYLDKDETVIAHMTGGADAYLKPSQGWPLSGSELKLVSLRSSDQNAKEISLSLLSKVEEVANSLDFDTRKSITKFVDGIEEILLEKMRREVH